The following proteins are co-located in the Polystyrenella longa genome:
- a CDS encoding OprO/OprP family phosphate-selective porin translates to MLLIFCLYKTVKLVRNQSQESGATHSGWKTVSIAMMLVLALSTSPAWTAPPTSDVNSQIDDLQQQIDQLKASYGTLGEPTGNSIQQTNGEILYTPPQLNTVFPPCPPAKNPDFPTAQLTGFMQIDTGWFEQDDANKAVLGDIQNGADFRRARLAAVGEVWENVGYMLEMDFAAGGRPSFMDVWFEIKNDEAGNVRIGQFRQPFGMDGQTSIKDISFLERGLPFAFLPFRQIGMMYYGNSEVEDTTWAVSGFRFPTDPFGGNIGDSGGYGGAARLTRLLIDHGDDGVVHVGAGYVYIDPANDFVQYQNQPEFFVSETGGSGLVPQGVPNNVPPFVDTGAMPTEHVNLINAEFGASAGPLHTQAEVFYSMLSRLNGSSVTFNGAYAQAGYVLTGESRAYNRKAGVFGRVVPDNPFGRSGIGAWEVAARWSYIDLNDEDIQGGRLNDTTLGLNWYLNKFTKVQFNYIHAFLNSSSATYGPIVKDSDADIIAIRGQVDF, encoded by the coding sequence ATGCTTCTCATTTTTTGCCTATACAAAACAGTCAAATTGGTTCGAAATCAGTCTCAGGAATCTGGCGCAACTCACTCTGGTTGGAAAACCGTAAGCATCGCCATGATGCTCGTTCTAGCACTCTCGACAAGCCCCGCGTGGACCGCACCTCCGACCTCGGATGTGAACAGCCAGATTGATGATCTCCAACAGCAAATCGATCAGCTTAAGGCTTCCTACGGCACACTTGGTGAACCTACTGGTAATTCCATCCAGCAAACCAATGGAGAGATACTCTACACGCCTCCCCAATTAAACACCGTTTTTCCACCTTGCCCTCCGGCAAAGAATCCTGATTTCCCGACTGCCCAACTTACTGGTTTTATGCAAATCGACACGGGTTGGTTCGAACAGGATGATGCGAATAAGGCGGTACTAGGTGACATTCAGAACGGAGCCGACTTCCGGCGTGCGCGGCTGGCTGCTGTTGGTGAGGTGTGGGAAAATGTTGGATACATGCTGGAAATGGATTTTGCTGCGGGCGGTCGTCCCAGTTTTATGGATGTCTGGTTTGAAATCAAAAACGACGAAGCGGGTAATGTACGCATCGGACAGTTTCGACAACCATTTGGAATGGATGGCCAGACCAGCATAAAAGATATATCCTTCCTCGAACGGGGACTTCCATTTGCCTTTCTTCCTTTTCGTCAGATCGGCATGATGTACTACGGCAATAGCGAAGTTGAAGATACGACCTGGGCGGTCTCCGGCTTCCGTTTCCCCACCGATCCTTTCGGCGGAAACATCGGAGATAGTGGTGGATATGGTGGTGCTGCTCGCCTTACCCGACTTCTGATTGACCATGGGGACGATGGCGTTGTGCATGTTGGAGCCGGTTATGTTTATATCGATCCAGCTAACGACTTCGTTCAGTACCAGAATCAACCCGAATTCTTTGTTTCCGAAACAGGCGGATCAGGGCTTGTTCCTCAAGGCGTACCTAATAATGTTCCCCCATTTGTCGATACGGGCGCAATGCCAACTGAGCATGTCAATTTGATCAATGCGGAATTCGGAGCCTCGGCCGGTCCACTGCATACCCAGGCAGAAGTTTTTTACTCGATGCTCAGTCGACTGAATGGCTCTTCCGTCACCTTCAACGGTGCCTATGCCCAAGCAGGGTACGTGCTCACAGGCGAAAGTCGAGCGTACAACCGCAAAGCGGGTGTTTTTGGACGCGTTGTTCCTGATAACCCTTTCGGACGAAGTGGCATCGGAGCATGGGAAGTGGCGGCTCGCTGGTCTTACATCGACCTGAACGATGAAGACATCCAGGGAGGGAGACTAAACGACACCACTCTGGGACTTAACTGGTATCTTAACAAGTTCACTAAAGTCCAATTCAATTACATCCACGCTTTTCTAAATTCCAGTTCAGCCACCTATGGCCCAATCGTCAAAGATTCCGACGCCGACATCATCGCTATACGAGGCCAGGTCGATTTTTAG